One part of the Sphingobacterium sp. LZ7M1 genome encodes these proteins:
- the erm(F) gene encoding 23S rRNA (adenine(2058)-N(6))-methyltransferase Erm(F) encodes MTKKKLPVRFTGQHFTIDKVLIKDAIRQANISNQDTVLDIGAGKGFLTVHLLKIANNVVAIENDTALVEHLRKLFSDARNVQVVGCDFRNFAVPKFPFKVVSNIPYGITSDIFKILMFESLGNFLGGSIVLQLEPTQKLFSRKLYNPYTVFYHTFFDLKLVYEVGPESFFPPPTVKSALLNIKRKQLFFDFKFKAKYLAFISCLLEKPDLSVKTALKSIFRKSQVRSISEKFGLNLNAQIVCLSPSQWVNCFLEMLEVVPEKFHPS; translated from the coding sequence ATGACAAAAAAGAAATTGCCCGTTCGTTTTACGGGTCAGCACTTTACTATTGATAAAGTGCTAATAAAAGATGCAATAAGACAAGCAAATATAAGTAATCAGGATACGGTTTTAGATATTGGGGCAGGCAAGGGGTTTCTTACTGTTCATTTATTAAAAATCGCCAACAATGTTGTTGCTATTGAAAACGACACAGCTTTGGTTGAACATTTACGAAAATTATTTTCTGATGCCCGAAATGTTCAAGTTGTCGGTTGTGATTTTAGGAATTTTGCAGTTCCGAAATTTCCTTTCAAAGTGGTGTCAAATATTCCTTATGGCATTACTTCCGATATTTTCAAAATCCTGATGTTTGAGAGTCTTGGAAATTTTCTGGGAGGTTCCATTGTCCTTCAGTTAGAACCTACACAAAAGTTATTTTCGAGGAAGCTTTACAATCCATATACCGTTTTCTATCATACTTTTTTTGATTTGAAACTTGTCTATGAGGTAGGTCCTGAAAGTTTCTTTCCACCGCCAACTGTCAAATCAGCCCTGTTAAACATTAAAAGAAAACAGTTATTTTTTGATTTTAAGTTTAAAGCCAAATACTTAGCATTTATTTCCTGTCTGTTAGAGAAACCTGATTTATCTGTAAAAACAGCTTTAAAGTCGATTTTCAGGAAAAGTCAGGTCAGGTCAATTTCGGAAAAATTCGGTTTAAACCTTAATGCTCAAATTGTTTGTTTGTCTCCAAGTCAATGGGTAAACTGTTTTTTGGAAATGCTGGAAGTTGTCCCTGAAAAATTTCATCCTTCGTAG
- the bla gene encoding class A beta-lactamase, subclass A2: MKIFQLTAIILLLTVCNTFAQPIDSLKQEIQKIISSKNATIGVAVLGNNGQDVFSINGERHFPMQSVFKFHIGLAMLSEIDRGNFKLNQKIKIKKSELLPGLWSPIREKYPEGAKLSIAEILEYTISQSDNVGCDILLKILGGPNFVENYIKASGVDNISIKINEEVMQNNWDRQFENWTTPLAANQILELFFLNESNLLSPSSYDFLWKIMKETATGKKRLKGNLPVGTVVAHKTGSSGTNKETGITAAVNDIGIVFLPDNNNFFISVFITDSKENAEVNEKIIADISKATWDYFISKAK; the protein is encoded by the coding sequence ATGAAAATATTTCAATTAACAGCTATTATTTTATTACTCACGGTTTGCAATACTTTTGCTCAACCGATAGATTCGTTAAAACAAGAAATACAAAAAATCATTTCATCAAAGAATGCTACTATAGGGGTTGCAGTACTTGGAAATAATGGACAGGATGTGTTTTCAATAAATGGAGAAAGACATTTTCCAATGCAAAGTGTGTTCAAATTTCATATTGGGCTGGCTATGCTTTCCGAAATAGATAGGGGGAATTTTAAGTTAAACCAGAAAATAAAAATCAAAAAAAGTGAACTTTTGCCTGGTTTATGGAGTCCAATTAGAGAAAAATACCCAGAGGGAGCTAAGCTTAGTATTGCTGAAATCTTAGAATATACTATTTCTCAAAGCGATAATGTGGGGTGTGATATTTTATTAAAAATTCTTGGGGGGCCTAACTTTGTTGAAAACTACATCAAAGCAAGTGGGGTTGATAACATTTCTATTAAAATCAATGAGGAAGTAATGCAGAATAATTGGGATAGACAATTTGAGAATTGGACGACACCTTTAGCTGCTAACCAAATACTCGAACTCTTTTTTCTCAATGAGAGCAACTTGCTAAGCCCAAGCAGTTATGATTTTCTATGGAAAATTATGAAAGAGACAGCTACTGGAAAAAAGCGGTTAAAAGGGAATTTACCTGTTGGAACCGTGGTTGCACATAAAACAGGATCGTCTGGCACAAACAAAGAAACTGGAATAACAGCTGCGGTAAATGATATTGGTATCGTTTTCTTACCCGATAACAACAATTTTTTTATAAGTGTTTTTATAACGGATTCTAAAGAGAACGCAGAAGTAAATGAAAAAATAATCGCAGACATATCAAAAGCAACTTGGGACTATTTCATATCAAAAGCGAAATAA
- a CDS encoding class D beta-lactamase OXA-347, producing MKNILFVVFISMIFLFVCCNTTTNKNIIETEISDFDKILDSFQVNGSILIYDNDKNTFYSNDFDWAKNGKLPASTFKIPNSIIAVELGIIENDTTILKWNGEQRKMDIWEKDLSFKDAFRISCVPCYQEIARKIGTIKMKEYLEKFEYKNMIFDSLTIDNFWLEGNSKISQKQQIDFLRKFYFSKFPISDRTIKIVKNIMEIERTENYILSGKTGLSSIEEKYNGWFVGYVETKSNVYFFATNVIPTDGLNVDDFISSRINVTKNALKQMNIMK from the coding sequence ATGAAAAATATTTTATTTGTAGTTTTTATTTCAATGATATTTTTATTTGTTTGCTGTAACACAACAACGAATAAAAACATAATTGAAACAGAAATTTCTGATTTTGACAAAATTTTAGATAGTTTTCAAGTAAATGGTTCAATTCTAATTTATGATAACGACAAGAATACTTTTTACTCAAATGACTTTGATTGGGCTAAAAACGGAAAATTACCTGCATCAACATTCAAAATTCCAAATTCTATAATTGCTGTTGAATTAGGCATTATTGAAAATGATACAACTATTTTAAAATGGAATGGCGAGCAGAGAAAAATGGATATTTGGGAAAAAGATTTATCATTTAAAGATGCTTTTAGAATTTCCTGTGTTCCTTGCTATCAGGAAATTGCAAGGAAAATCGGAACAATTAAAATGAAAGAATATTTAGAAAAATTTGAGTATAAAAATATGATTTTTGACAGTTTAACGATTGACAATTTTTGGCTTGAAGGAAATTCAAAAATATCTCAAAAACAACAAATCGACTTTTTAAGGAAATTCTATTTTTCAAAATTTCCAATTTCTGATAGGACAATAAAGATTGTCAAAAATATTATGGAAATTGAGCGAACTGAAAATTACATTTTAAGCGGTAAGACTGGATTAAGTTCGATAGAAGAAAAATATAATGGTTGGTTTGTTGGTTATGTTGAAACAAAATCTAATGTTTATTTTTTTGCAACAAATGTAATTCCGACAGACGGATTGAATGTTGATGATTTTATTTCATCGAGAATTAATGTAACAAAAAATGCGTTAAAGCAAATGAATATAATGAAATGA